Below is a genomic region from Triticum dicoccoides isolate Atlit2015 ecotype Zavitan chromosome 5A, WEW_v2.0, whole genome shotgun sequence.
cgcccacacaccggccacTCCGTatggtaaaacggatgtgtgggcgacctctctcacacaccacacacacgagttgtcctacgtggcatacaaaatcagctaattcgtgccaagattcgtgcagaagttactggacggtgatggagacgtgtgggtgagttggctaatgcccacacgtgtgggcgttaacatttccgaaaaAGAAAGCTATGTAGGTGTAGCATTTTGCTGCAAACCTGTCCGAATCGCTCGCCCACGGACGTAACCTGAAAGAAACAGAATAGTGCTTTTGCCTAAAAATAATAATCAGAATAGTGCCTAGACCATCCCTCGAGAAAAAATAGCGCCCAAGCCAGCACGCATCTCCATGCACGTTTATCCAGCGGTATGAAGTTGAGACTTTGTTAGACCTGAGTCCACTAAGACATTATCAAAACCCATTTTAAATCTCAGCACTGGAGCATGAGCAAACCAACACTGCATAGATTAAGCTAATTATTTAGCTGAGTTTGCAAGCAGAGAAACGCACGCACTGGCACTGCCTCACACATACATTACCATCACTTCATACAGAATCATATACAGTACAAGTACACTGCATAAACTCTAAGACTGATTTTAACGACGATCCGGATACTGCCGCTGTTGCTGCTCGTTATTCATGAACTTGGAGTACTATTTTTAGGGGTGAAGTTTGGTAGATGGACGGCTAAATCAGGCTCTGATGCAGACTGGCCTGTCGAAGACCCAGCTGAACCTTGCGAACTCGGGGTCTTTTGCGGCTTTGATCGcgcggtcgtgggccagctcctccacccGCCGGATCTTGCGCGGCAGCCCGCAAACGTACTCCTGCGCGCGCCGCCCCTCACCGGACAGCTGCCGCCCGCCGAGGTCCGCCACCTTCCACCTCCGCACGAAGTGCTCCACCATGTCGCCGTAGTCCCTTGCCGTGTACACCCCGGTGCGCTGCGCGACCGCCGAGAAGTGCTCGAACAGGTCGGCGTCGCGGCCGTCGGTCATGAACTGGCCGGGCATGGTGATCTTGTCCCGCAGCACGGCGGCCAGCGCCCGCACCATCCCGTCCGGGTCGAGCTCGAAGAACTTGGCGGCCGCCTTGGTGTAGGCCGTCTCGTGGCGCTTCTCGTCTGCGGCCACGACGCCGCAGATCTTGGCGAGGCAGCGGTCGCCGTGGCGCGCAGCTTGCTTGGCGGTGTGGGCGTGGGAGATGAAGGTTGCGCGCTCCTGGAAGGAACCATAGACGGCATTGTGGTAGGGGCTGGACGGCCTGAGCATCTGCATGCCATTGCGGAGGAGGTGGTGGACGGTCCGCTCGATCTGGCGCATGTCGACACGTCCGGAGAGGTAGAGGTAGCGGTTGAGGAGATCACCGTGGCGATTCTCCTCGGCCGTCCATCCGCGGATCCAGCGCGCCCAGGGCAGGTCGCTGCAGCCCGTGTCGTCGTTGCAGCCCACCACCCGGTTTCCCACGCACATGTACGTCGGCAGCGCCTCCTCCGTTACCATGTTGCCCACCAGGCACACCAGCACGTC
It encodes:
- the LOC119297427 gene encoding acyl-[acyl-carrier-protein] desaturase 4, chloroplastic-like, which encodes MSMLMPFPHGLAMPAQAHPSWCRSRAATRAGGWACKSTATARFDNTVTEMRAQEQAEAEVARTLNLSGWVEEQLLPLLTPVEDAWQPSDLLPCFSLSAAGLSAEQQPSMMMTREELQDQASSVPDDVLVCLVGNMVTEEALPTYMCVGNRVVGCNDDTGCSDLPWARWIRGWTAEENRHGDLLNRYLYLSGRVDMRQIERTVHHLLRNGMQMLRPSSPYHNAVYGSFQERATFISHAHTAKQAARHGDRCLAKICGVVAADEKRHETAYTKAAAKFFELDPDGMVRALAAVLRDKITMPGQFMTDGRDADLFEHFSAVAQRTGVYTARDYGDMVEHFVRRWKVADLGGRQLSGEGRRAQEYVCGLPRKIRRVEELAHDRAIKAAKDPEFARFSWVFDRPVCIRA